One part of the Segnochrobactrum spirostomi genome encodes these proteins:
- the lpxA gene encoding acyl-ACP--UDP-N-acetylglucosamine O-acyltransferase: protein MVAPGIDASAVIHPTAIVHEGARVGANVRIGPYSIIGPHVSLGDDVIIEAHVIVDGHTEIGARCQIYPFAAIGLPPQDRKFRGEASRLTIGTDTVLREYVTINPGTEGGGGVTVIGDRCLILTHAHVAHDCHLGTGVLLVNNVMLAGHVTIGDYASLGGGSAVHQFVRIGAYSFLGGLAGLGNDLIPFGMAVGNRAALCGLNIVGLKRHGFAREEIYALRRAYRRLFGEDGTLAERTAAVAAEFSEPSVQRVVSFLKEGGDRSVCIPEIGARPLPTED from the coding sequence ATCGTGGCGCCTGGAATCGATGCGAGTGCGGTGATCCACCCGACCGCGATCGTGCACGAGGGCGCCCGGGTTGGCGCGAACGTGCGGATCGGGCCCTATTCGATCATCGGTCCCCATGTGAGCCTCGGCGACGACGTCATCATCGAGGCGCACGTGATTGTGGACGGCCACACCGAAATCGGTGCGCGCTGTCAGATCTACCCGTTCGCGGCGATCGGCCTGCCGCCGCAGGATCGCAAATTCCGCGGCGAGGCGAGCCGGCTGACCATCGGCACCGATACGGTGCTCCGGGAATATGTGACGATCAACCCGGGCACCGAGGGCGGCGGCGGCGTCACCGTGATCGGCGACCGATGCCTGATCCTCACCCACGCCCACGTCGCCCACGATTGCCACCTCGGCACCGGCGTTCTCCTCGTGAACAACGTGATGCTCGCGGGCCATGTGACGATCGGGGACTATGCGAGCCTCGGTGGCGGCTCCGCCGTCCACCAGTTCGTCCGCATCGGTGCCTATTCGTTCCTCGGCGGTCTGGCGGGTCTCGGCAACGACCTCATCCCGTTCGGCATGGCGGTCGGAAACCGCGCGGCGCTTTGCGGCCTCAACATCGTCGGCCTCAAGCGGCACGGCTTCGCGCGTGAGGAAATCTACGCCCTGCGGCGCGCGTATCGGCGCCTGTTCGGCGAGGACGGCACGCTGGCCGAGCGCACCGCTGCGGTTGCCGCGGAATTCTCCGAGCCTTCGGTGCAGCG
- the rseP gene encoding RIP metalloprotease RseP, translating to MQLIGDLGLQLGSGILGYVVPFLFVLTIVVFFHELGHFLVARWCGVKIDAFSIGFGPEVIGRNDRHGTRWRLSAIPLGGYVKFAGDENAASVPDRAAIAAMSDADRKTLFAAKPVWQRAAVVAAGPIANFILAIAIFAILLTLFGRPVTEARVDGLEPGGAAAAAGFEVGDVVVSIDGTAIKSFTDLQRMVADSPGEALTVVVRRAAGDATLSVTPRLQEMKDRFGNVQKVGVLGIRRDIASGQVTLQRYSFPEAVAEGASQTWYVISRTLEYVVHVFNGRESADQLGGTIRMAQISGQVAQDGIVALLNLAAVFSVSIGLLNLFPIPMLDGGHLVFYAFEAVLRRPLSARAQDVGFRIGLALVLALMVFATWNDIVHLTRQFSAS from the coding sequence ATGCAATTGATCGGTGATCTCGGGCTTCAGCTCGGGTCGGGCATCCTCGGCTACGTCGTCCCGTTCCTGTTCGTGCTCACCATCGTGGTGTTCTTCCACGAGCTCGGCCATTTCCTCGTCGCCCGCTGGTGCGGCGTGAAGATCGACGCCTTCTCGATCGGCTTCGGGCCTGAGGTCATCGGGCGGAACGACCGCCATGGCACCCGCTGGCGGCTCTCCGCCATCCCGCTCGGCGGCTACGTGAAGTTCGCCGGCGATGAGAACGCGGCGAGCGTTCCCGATCGCGCCGCGATCGCGGCGATGAGCGATGCCGACCGCAAGACCCTGTTCGCGGCGAAGCCGGTCTGGCAGCGCGCGGCGGTCGTCGCCGCGGGGCCGATCGCGAACTTCATCCTGGCGATCGCGATCTTCGCGATTCTCCTGACCCTGTTCGGCCGCCCCGTGACCGAGGCGCGCGTCGACGGGCTCGAGCCGGGGGGCGCCGCGGCGGCCGCCGGGTTCGAAGTCGGCGACGTGGTGGTCTCGATCGACGGCACCGCCATCAAGTCGTTCACCGACCTCCAGCGCATGGTCGCCGACAGCCCCGGCGAGGCACTCACCGTGGTGGTCCGCCGCGCCGCGGGGGACGCGACCCTCTCCGTGACGCCCCGGCTGCAGGAGATGAAGGACCGCTTCGGGAACGTCCAGAAAGTCGGCGTGCTCGGCATTCGCCGCGATATCGCAAGCGGGCAGGTGACCCTGCAGCGCTACTCCTTCCCGGAAGCGGTCGCGGAAGGGGCCAGCCAGACCTGGTACGTGATCAGCCGTACGCTTGAGTACGTTGTCCACGTCTTTAACGGCCGGGAATCGGCCGACCAGCTCGGCGGCACCATCCGCATGGCGCAGATCTCGGGCCAGGTGGCGCAGGACGGCATCGTGGCGCTGCTCAATCTCGCCGCCGTCTTCTCCGTGTCGATCGGGCTCCTCAATCTCTTCCCGATTCCCATGCTCGACGGCGGTCATCTCGTCTTCTACGCGTTCGAGGCGGTCCTGCGCCGCCCCTTGAGCGCGCGCGCTCAGGACGTCGGATTCAGAATCGGTCTCGCGCTCGTGCTCGCGCTCATGGTGTTCGCCACCTGGAACGACATCGTCCATCTGACCCGGCAGTTTTCCGCCTCCTGA
- the bamA gene encoding outer membrane protein assembly factor BamA: MRLFPVFLRRLSLAVALSAAAVGIIPVVAPAGLTAAYADTISKIEVTGSTRVDAETVRAYLTIKPGRPYTASDVDESIKALYATGLFKDVKISRQGGALVVNVVENPIINQIQFEGNKRLSDETLTGTIDSKSRSTLTTAKVQSDVQRILDAYRAIGRYRATVTPKIIDLPQNRVNLVFEINEGDKTGVSKITFVGNHAFSDSRLLTVIRTRETGLLGFMRTTDTYDPDRLAADQELLRQFYYNHGYADFRLISATADLDRERNTFFITFTMEEGPQYHYGDVNVESSVQSLDAKQLERVVLTHKGGVYDASEIEKTVEALTVAASSQGYAFAQVRPRGDRNFDNHTIAITYSVDEGAKAYVERIDIHGNTRTRDYVIRREFDLSEGDAYNRVLVDRAQRRLNNLGFFKTVNITTEPGSAPDRVIINVQVEEQPTGEISFGIGYSTTDGVIGDVSISEKNFLGRGQYLKISLGGGSNTQNFIFSFTEPYFLGRRIAAGFDVFYNNYEQTSYREYAQKQIGGDVRFNFPITEEFNVGVYYRLVHSDVTVPNNGYIASAIVLAQGKTLTSLVGGTLTYNKLDNNLNPQDGYFARFTQEFAGLGGDVKYLKSKVEAKYYHSLYADWSLLGMVRGEGGLINGVNQNLNVTQQIFVGGDLIRGFQDNGIGPRDYNTGDALGGKYYFAVSAEAQAPFPYLPQELGLTLAAFSDAGSLWGVSSGINGACAYPTGTIGANGDIVCSPAPLTVVEGDNMSLRWTAGFGVRWQSPFGPLRADFAWPIKQETFDKTEVFRLSGGTQF, from the coding sequence ATGCGTTTGTTCCCTGTCTTTCTGAGGCGCTTGAGCCTCGCCGTCGCCCTCTCCGCTGCTGCGGTCGGAATCATTCCGGTCGTGGCTCCTGCCGGACTCACGGCGGCTTACGCGGATACCATCAGCAAAATCGAAGTCACGGGCTCGACCCGTGTCGATGCAGAGACGGTTAGGGCCTACCTCACCATCAAACCGGGCCGTCCCTACACGGCCTCGGACGTGGACGAGTCGATCAAGGCTCTCTACGCGACCGGCCTGTTCAAGGACGTGAAGATCAGCCGTCAGGGCGGTGCCCTGGTGGTCAACGTCGTCGAGAACCCGATCATCAATCAGATCCAGTTCGAGGGGAACAAGCGCCTCTCCGACGAGACGCTGACCGGGACGATCGATTCCAAGTCGCGTTCGACGCTCACCACCGCCAAGGTGCAGAGCGACGTTCAGCGCATCCTCGATGCCTACCGGGCGATCGGACGCTACCGCGCCACGGTGACTCCGAAGATCATCGATCTGCCGCAGAACCGCGTGAACCTCGTCTTCGAAATCAACGAGGGCGACAAGACCGGCGTGTCCAAGATCACGTTCGTCGGCAATCACGCCTTCTCCGACAGCCGCCTTCTCACGGTCATCCGGACCCGCGAGACCGGTCTGCTCGGTTTCATGCGGACGACCGACACCTATGATCCGGATCGGCTCGCTGCCGACCAGGAGCTGCTGCGTCAGTTCTATTACAATCACGGCTACGCCGACTTCCGCCTCATCTCGGCGACCGCGGACCTCGACCGCGAGCGCAACACCTTCTTCATCACCTTCACGATGGAAGAGGGGCCGCAATATCACTATGGCGACGTCAACGTCGAAAGCTCGGTGCAGTCGCTCGACGCCAAGCAGCTCGAGAGGGTCGTCCTGACCCACAAGGGCGGCGTCTATGACGCATCGGAGATCGAGAAGACGGTCGAGGCTCTGACGGTGGCTGCGTCTTCGCAGGGCTATGCCTTTGCCCAGGTCCGGCCCCGTGGCGATCGGAACTTCGACAACCACACGATCGCGATCACCTATTCGGTCGACGAAGGCGCCAAGGCCTATGTCGAGCGCATCGACATTCACGGCAACACCCGCACACGGGATTATGTCATCCGCCGTGAGTTCGATCTCTCGGAAGGTGACGCCTATAACCGTGTGCTGGTCGATCGGGCCCAGCGTCGCCTCAACAATCTCGGCTTCTTCAAGACCGTGAACATCACGACCGAGCCCGGCAGCGCGCCGGACCGCGTGATCATCAACGTCCAGGTCGAAGAGCAGCCGACGGGTGAGATCTCCTTCGGTATCGGTTACTCGACGACCGATGGTGTGATTGGTGACGTCTCCATCTCCGAGAAGAACTTCCTTGGCCGCGGTCAATATCTGAAGATCTCGCTCGGCGGCGGTTCCAACACCCAGAACTTCATCTTCTCCTTCACCGAGCCGTATTTCCTCGGTCGACGGATCGCCGCTGGCTTCGATGTCTTCTATAACAACTACGAGCAGACCAGCTATCGCGAGTATGCTCAGAAGCAGATTGGTGGCGACGTCCGCTTCAACTTCCCGATCACGGAAGAGTTCAACGTCGGCGTCTATTATCGCCTCGTCCACTCCGACGTGACGGTGCCGAACAACGGCTACATCGCCTCTGCGATCGTGCTGGCCCAGGGTAAGACGCTCACCTCGCTCGTCGGTGGCACGCTCACCTACAACAAGCTCGACAACAACCTGAACCCGCAGGACGGCTACTTCGCCCGCTTCACCCAAGAGTTCGCCGGTCTCGGCGGCGACGTGAAGTACCTGAAGAGCAAGGTTGAGGCGAAGTACTACCACTCGCTCTACGCCGACTGGAGCCTGCTCGGCATGGTGCGCGGCGAAGGCGGTCTCATCAACGGGGTCAACCAGAACCTGAACGTCACGCAGCAGATCTTCGTCGGTGGCGATCTGATCCGCGGCTTCCAGGACAACGGTATCGGCCCGCGTGACTACAACACGGGTGACGCGCTCGGCGGTAAGTACTACTTCGCGGTCTCTGCGGAAGCCCAGGCTCCGTTCCCCTACCTGCCGCAGGAACTCGGCCTCACGCTGGCCGCCTTCTCCGACGCGGGTTCGCTCTGGGGTGTCAGCTCGGGCATCAACGGCGCCTGCGCCTATCCGACCGGCACGATCGGTGCCAACGGAGACATCGTCTGCTCGCCGGCGCCGCTCACGGTGGTCGAAGGCGACAACATGTCCCTGCGCTGGACGGCTGGTTTCGGCGTCCGCTGGCAGTCGCCGTTCGGACCGCTGCGGGCGGACTTCGCCTGGCCGATCAAGCAGGAGACCTTCGACAAGACCGAAGTCTTCCGGCTCAGCGGCGGCACCCAGTTCTGA
- a CDS encoding phosphatidate cytidylyltransferase — translation MTPPAEQAGQAPPPSDERADRRAARVAERRRELRLRIISSLVLGPSAMVLAWVGGPIFAVAVFSAGIVVLREWWNITLAGTDRWAERIGAAAIVVAGAAVILGHGPLGLAIIFLGALLTGAVAAARRRRMDFGWAAGGVLYAGLAAVASVGVRDGVDGRFALFLLFAIVWGSDVAAFVGGRTFGGPKLWPAISPKKTWSGAASGVAGAVASALAIGAIAGHAPSFALAGLAALLSVVSQYGDLFESGIKRRFGVKDSGHIIPGHGGLMDRLDSFMAASVAAYLMALILSGLF, via the coding sequence GTGACCCCGCCCGCGGAGCAGGCGGGGCAGGCGCCTCCGCCATCGGACGAGCGCGCCGACCGTCGGGCCGCGCGCGTTGCCGAGCGTCGCCGCGAACTGCGCCTCCGTATCATCTCGTCGCTGGTCCTCGGCCCGTCCGCGATGGTGCTCGCCTGGGTCGGCGGGCCGATCTTCGCGGTGGCCGTGTTCTCCGCCGGCATCGTCGTGCTGCGCGAATGGTGGAACATCACCCTCGCCGGGACGGACCGCTGGGCGGAGCGAATCGGTGCTGCCGCGATCGTCGTGGCGGGCGCCGCCGTGATCCTGGGGCATGGTCCGCTCGGTCTTGCCATCATTTTCCTCGGGGCCCTTTTGACCGGAGCGGTCGCGGCGGCGCGGCGGCGGCGGATGGATTTCGGCTGGGCGGCCGGCGGTGTGCTTTATGCCGGCCTCGCCGCAGTCGCGTCGGTCGGCGTCCGCGACGGGGTGGACGGCCGCTTCGCGCTCTTTCTCCTCTTTGCGATCGTATGGGGATCGGACGTGGCGGCCTTCGTCGGCGGACGCACCTTCGGAGGCCCCAAGCTGTGGCCCGCCATCTCCCCGAAGAAGACATGGTCGGGTGCCGCGTCCGGCGTGGCGGGCGCCGTCGCCTCGGCGCTGGCGATCGGGGCCATTGCCGGCCACGCGCCGTCGTTCGCGCTCGCCGGCCTTGCGGCCTTGCTCTCGGTCGTCTCGCAATATGGCGATCTCTTCGAGAGCGGCATTAAGCGGCGGTTCGGGGTCAAGGATAGCGGCCACATCATCCCCGGCCACGGCGGCCTGATGGACCGACTCGACAGCTTCATGGCGGCGAGCGTCGCGGCCTATCTGATGGCGCTGATTCTGTCGGGGCTGTTCTGA
- the fabZ gene encoding 3-hydroxyacyl-ACP dehydratase FabZ, which produces MTTEEDAALKQPPAEATAATRTLQSADILSILKMLPHRYPFLMVDRIIDMDGDDSCIGLKNVTYNEPHFMGHFPGQPVMPGVLLIEGMAQTAGALCVAARIAKESPSIVYLMTIDAAKFRKPVVPGDTVEYHVRKVRNRGNIWKFHCEAMVAGAKVAEADISAMLVDE; this is translated from the coding sequence GTGACGACCGAGGAAGATGCTGCCCTGAAGCAGCCGCCCGCTGAGGCAACCGCGGCGACGCGTACGCTGCAGAGCGCCGACATTCTGAGCATCCTGAAGATGCTGCCCCACCGCTATCCGTTCCTGATGGTGGACCGCATCATCGACATGGACGGCGACGATTCGTGCATCGGGCTCAAGAACGTCACCTACAACGAGCCGCACTTCATGGGGCACTTTCCGGGTCAGCCGGTCATGCCCGGCGTGCTCCTGATCGAGGGTATGGCCCAGACCGCCGGCGCGCTCTGCGTCGCCGCCCGCATCGCCAAGGAATCGCCCAGCATCGTCTATCTGATGACGATCGACGCCGCGAAGTTCCGCAAGCCGGTCGTGCCGGGTGACACCGTGGAATATCACGTCCGCAAGGTCCGCAATCGCGGCAATATCTGGAAGTTCCACTGCGAGGCGATGGTCGCCGGCGCGAAGGTCGCCGAGGCGGACATCAGCGCCATGTTGGTGGACGAATGA
- the pyrH gene encoding UMP kinase gives MPPVPDASSAKLSWKRVLLKLSGEALMGDKGFGIDNKVIDRLAGEIDQAVKLGAEVGVVVGGGNFVRGARLAAGGTNRVAGDHMGMLATVMNCLALHDALARRGLPARVLSAVAVPAICETFTQRAALEYMAQGHVVLFAGGTGNPFFTTDSGAALRAAEMGCDALLKGTNVDGIYSADPRLEPDAVRYDRITHQEVLARGLAVMDAAAIALARDNAIPVIVFSIQEEGEFIEVLQGGGRATVVAD, from the coding sequence ATGCCGCCTGTGCCCGATGCCTCGTCTGCGAAATTGAGCTGGAAGCGCGTTCTGTTGAAGCTCTCCGGCGAGGCTCTGATGGGGGACAAGGGCTTCGGCATCGACAACAAGGTCATCGACCGGCTCGCCGGCGAGATCGATCAGGCGGTCAAGCTCGGCGCTGAAGTCGGCGTCGTCGTGGGCGGCGGCAATTTCGTGCGCGGCGCCCGGCTTGCGGCCGGCGGCACCAACCGCGTCGCCGGCGACCACATGGGCATGCTCGCCACCGTCATGAACTGCCTCGCGCTTCATGACGCGCTCGCCCGGCGCGGCCTGCCCGCGCGGGTCCTGTCGGCGGTCGCCGTTCCGGCGATCTGCGAGACCTTCACCCAGCGCGCCGCCCTCGAATATATGGCCCAGGGCCACGTCGTCCTGTTTGCCGGCGGCACGGGCAATCCGTTCTTCACCACCGATTCCGGCGCCGCCCTGCGCGCGGCCGAGATGGGCTGCGACGCGCTCCTCAAGGGCACCAACGTCGACGGCATCTATTCCGCCGATCCGCGCCTTGAGCCGGATGCCGTGCGCTACGACCGCATCACCCACCAGGAGGTGCTGGCCCGCGGCCTCGCGGTGATGGACGCCGCGGCGATCGCTCTTGCTCGCGACAACGCCATTCCTGTAATCGTGTTTTCGATCCAGGAAGAAGGTGAATTCATCGAGGTCCTGCAAGGGGGCGGCCGCGCCACGGTCGTGGCCGACTGA
- the frr gene encoding ribosome recycling factor: MASALNLDDLKRRMQGAVGVLKSELAGLRTGRASASMVEPITVDIYGATMPLNQLATISVPEPRMISVQVWDRSTAGAVERAIRESNLGLNPIVEGQVMRIPIPELNAERRQELIKVAHKYAEQARVSIRHVRRDGMELLKKLEKDGDVGQDESRSLSDRVQKLTDEAITDVDQMLAHKEQEISQV; encoded by the coding sequence ATGGCGAGCGCGCTCAATCTCGACGACCTGAAGCGGCGGATGCAGGGAGCCGTCGGCGTCCTCAAGAGCGAACTTGCCGGCCTGCGCACAGGTCGCGCCTCGGCGAGCATGGTCGAGCCGATCACCGTCGACATCTACGGCGCGACGATGCCGCTCAACCAGCTTGCGACGATCAGCGTGCCTGAGCCGCGGATGATCTCCGTGCAGGTGTGGGATCGCTCGACCGCCGGCGCGGTCGAGCGGGCGATCCGCGAATCGAACCTCGGCCTCAACCCGATCGTCGAGGGTCAGGTGATGCGCATCCCGATTCCGGAGCTCAACGCCGAGCGCCGCCAGGAGCTCATCAAGGTCGCTCACAAATATGCCGAGCAGGCCCGTGTCTCGATCCGCCACGTGCGCCGTGACGGCATGGAGCTTCTCAAGAAGCTCGAGAAGGACGGCGATGTCGGCCAGGACGAGAGCCGCTCGCTCTCGGACCGCGTCCAGAAGCTGACCGACGAGGCGATCACCGACGTCGACCAGATGCTCGCCCACAAGGAACAGGAAATCAGCCAGGTCTGA
- a CDS encoding isoprenyl transferase translates to MQSAATPDVGTPSRPVPPRHVAIIMDGNGRWAKERGLPRREGHRRGVEAVRRSVRCASERGIGFLTLFSFSSENWSRPPDEVAYLLSLLRLFIRKDLIELHQANVKVRIIGERDSLQPDLVRLLAEAETMTAANTGLTLVIAFNYGARNEIARAARRIAEAVAAGTLAPAEIDETTISAHLDTAGIPDPDLVIRTSGEQRISNFLLWQCAYSEFVFLPARWPDFDELAFDRAVADFCERDRRFGGLSARTGA, encoded by the coding sequence ATCCAGAGCGCGGCGACGCCCGACGTCGGCACGCCCTCGCGCCCTGTTCCCCCGCGGCACGTCGCGATCATCATGGACGGCAACGGGCGCTGGGCGAAGGAGCGGGGGCTTCCGCGCCGCGAGGGCCACCGCCGCGGCGTCGAAGCGGTGCGCCGCAGCGTGCGCTGCGCGAGCGAGCGCGGCATCGGCTTTCTCACCCTGTTCAGCTTCTCGTCCGAGAATTGGAGCCGGCCGCCGGACGAGGTGGCCTATCTCCTGTCGCTGCTGCGCCTGTTCATCCGCAAGGATCTGATCGAGCTGCACCAGGCGAACGTGAAGGTGCGGATCATCGGCGAACGCGACAGCCTCCAGCCCGATCTGGTGCGTCTCCTCGCCGAAGCGGAGACGATGACCGCCGCCAACACGGGTCTGACCCTCGTCATCGCGTTCAACTACGGCGCCCGTAACGAGATCGCCCGTGCCGCGCGCCGGATCGCCGAGGCCGTCGCCGCGGGGACGCTGGCGCCCGCCGAGATCGACGAGACGACCATCTCGGCCCATCTCGACACCGCCGGCATTCCCGATCCGGATCTCGTCATCCGCACCAGCGGTGAGCAGCGGATCTCGAATTTCCTCCTCTGGCAGTGCGCCTATTCCGAGTTCGTCTTCTTGCCCGCGCGCTGGCCGGACTTCGACGAGCTCGCGTTCGACCGCGCGGTCGCGGATTTCTGCGAACGGGACCGGCGCTTCGGAGGCCTTTCCGCGCGGACCGGGGCGTGA